The Cohnella abietis genome has a segment encoding these proteins:
- a CDS encoding winged helix-turn-helix transcriptional regulator — protein sequence MELNKQEGNLEEVNVAPFSYAISLIDGKWKMHILFWIWKKEILRYSELKRALGNVTHKMLSTQLKELEADNLLIRREYPQVPPKVEYSLSPKGFTLMPVLEMLCTWGKENSVDLDE from the coding sequence GTGGAATTGAACAAGCAGGAAGGGAATCTAGAAGAAGTGAATGTTGCACCATTTTCTTATGCAATCTCTTTAATTGATGGCAAATGGAAGATGCATATTTTGTTCTGGATATGGAAAAAAGAAATTCTTCGCTACAGCGAGCTGAAGCGAGCGTTGGGAAACGTCACCCATAAGATGCTAAGTACTCAGTTGAAAGAACTAGAAGCTGATAACCTCCTTATTCGCAGGGAATATCCGCAAGTTCCGCCGAAGGTTGAATATTCATTGTCGCCTAAAGGCTTCACGTTGATGCCTGTGCTGGAAATGTTGTGTACATGGGGGAAGGAGAATAGCGTGGACCTTGATGAGTGA
- a CDS encoding TetR/AcrR family transcriptional regulator C-terminal domain-containing protein: MKKQQPQISEDKILEASWELLGEDGIEKFSMRRLADRLGIQAPSLYWYFKSKQNLYRRLAGQVSKKILEEFRSEGDWKEQLSEFAVTVRRVLCRYPCSTQLMMLTLPLDPDIIRFTNRMLLCVESTPLAQEQKIQAVTTLLNYIFFFVLDDYQHQRSVAASLKDQGAPPEGEMERLLDAMSETDAGLFRRMFKSGLFELMGTDGAFEFGLNLILLGIEQVIKAEEEK; the protein is encoded by the coding sequence ATGAAAAAGCAGCAGCCTCAGATCTCGGAGGATAAGATTTTGGAGGCCTCGTGGGAGCTTCTCGGGGAGGATGGTATCGAGAAATTCAGCATGAGACGATTGGCTGACCGGCTGGGGATTCAGGCTCCCTCACTGTATTGGTATTTCAAGAGCAAGCAGAACCTCTATCGGCGTCTGGCGGGCCAGGTTTCGAAAAAGATTCTGGAGGAATTCCGCTCCGAAGGGGACTGGAAGGAGCAACTGTCGGAGTTTGCGGTAACGGTACGACGAGTGCTTTGCCGGTATCCCTGCTCCACGCAGCTCATGATGCTGACGCTGCCTCTTGATCCGGACATCATCCGGTTCACGAACCGTATGCTGCTCTGCGTGGAATCGACTCCGCTTGCGCAAGAGCAGAAAATACAAGCGGTTACTACGCTTTTGAACTATATCTTTTTCTTTGTTTTGGACGATTATCAGCATCAGCGAAGTGTTGCCGCTAGCCTTAAAGACCAAGGAGCGCCTCCGGAGGGGGAGATGGAACGCCTTCTGGACGCCATGAGCGAGACGGATGCGGGACTGTTCCGGAGGATGTTCAAGAGCGGGCTTTTTGAGCTAATGGGAACCGACGGTGCTTTTGAGTTCGGATTGAATTTGATTCTGTTGGGAATTGAGCAGGTGATAAAGGCGGAGGAGGAGAAGTAA
- a CDS encoding VOC family protein: MNFASVRIITDDVDRLVDFYEKVMGVSAERPAPVFAELVMPSCTLAIGHSQTAQLFGAGSVVAANNRTVIIEFRVDDVEAEYARLKLFVDDWVKEPTTMPWGNRSVLFRDPDGNLINLFEPVTEEAIKRFSGRR, encoded by the coding sequence GTGAATTTCGCTTCTGTGCGCATCATTACCGACGATGTGGATCGTCTCGTCGATTTCTATGAGAAAGTCATGGGTGTTTCGGCGGAGCGCCCCGCGCCCGTTTTTGCCGAACTGGTTATGCCATCATGCACTCTGGCAATCGGCCACTCCCAGACGGCGCAACTATTCGGCGCTGGTTCCGTAGTGGCGGCCAACAATCGCACTGTCATCATTGAGTTTCGCGTCGACGATGTCGAAGCTGAATACGCACGTTTGAAGCTATTTGTCGATGATTGGGTAAAGGAACCGACCACAATGCCGTGGGGGAACCGATCTGTGCTTTTCCGCGATCCCGACGGTAACCTCATTAACCTCTTCGAGCCGGTGACCGAGGAAGCGATCAAACGTTTCAGCGGTAGGCGTTGA
- a CDS encoding MATE family efflux transporter — MNTENLHYFEKAPIAKAVAHFAVPMMLGMSMTVIYSILNAFFLGTLHNTAMLTALALTLPLFAVIMALGNLIGIGSGTFISRLLGEKKYEDVKNVSSFAVYSSLALGLIVLAVGYPLIDSIVHGLGATTDSFGFTKDYVTVMLIGSPIILLFFTLENIVRSEGSAIISMIGMILSVVVNIILDALVIFVFHWDVIGVASATVISNLVAAAYYAFHLGYKSSFLTISIKWFKITKDILSNVFKIGVPVFVMSVFMGVMSLVMNHFLVEYGDQAIAGFGISSRLLQLPEVVLMGLCEGVVPLIAYSFTANKLRMKHTIGFTIKTIAALAVVFGFIVYLISDHLIGLFTNDPQLIEKGSYILHVTFLSLFITGMTTLFTGIFQATAQGTAATIMSVIQGITLIPVLYIANRMNGFHGVIWSIVIADAVAFLVGAVMLYVLRNRLQPDLDSLVQ; from the coding sequence ATGAATACAGAAAACCTCCATTACTTTGAGAAGGCTCCGATTGCCAAAGCTGTAGCTCACTTCGCCGTACCTATGATGCTAGGCATGTCAATGACCGTCATCTATTCTATCTTAAATGCCTTTTTCCTAGGTACGCTCCACAATACTGCCATGTTAACCGCGCTCGCTTTAACCTTGCCGTTATTCGCAGTCATTATGGCACTAGGCAACTTGATCGGTATCGGTAGCGGTACATTTATTTCCCGATTGCTCGGTGAGAAAAAATATGAGGATGTCAAAAATGTTTCTTCATTCGCCGTTTACAGCAGCTTGGCTCTCGGTCTTATCGTATTAGCCGTAGGCTACCCGTTAATTGATTCGATCGTTCATGGCTTAGGAGCAACGACCGACTCCTTTGGATTTACGAAGGACTATGTCACGGTTATGCTTATCGGTTCGCCAATTATCCTCTTATTCTTCACGCTGGAAAATATCGTGCGCTCGGAGGGCTCAGCAATCATTTCGATGATCGGTATGATTCTCAGCGTAGTAGTAAATATTATTCTCGATGCGCTCGTCATCTTCGTCTTCCATTGGGATGTGATCGGCGTCGCGTCAGCTACTGTTATCTCTAATTTGGTTGCGGCTGCTTACTACGCCTTCCATTTAGGTTATAAGAGCTCCTTCTTAACTATCTCCATAAAATGGTTCAAGATTACCAAGGATATTCTGAGCAATGTATTCAAAATCGGAGTTCCGGTCTTCGTTATGAGTGTCTTCATGGGAGTAATGTCGCTCGTCATGAACCACTTTCTCGTTGAATATGGGGATCAGGCTATAGCGGGGTTCGGCATTTCATCGCGTTTATTGCAATTGCCCGAGGTTGTTCTGATGGGCTTATGCGAGGGAGTCGTACCGCTGATCGCTTACTCTTTTACAGCAAATAAATTGCGTATGAAGCATACCATCGGATTCACGATCAAAACGATTGCGGCGTTAGCTGTCGTGTTCGGCTTCATCGTATATCTGATTTCAGACCACTTGATCGGTTTATTTACGAATGACCCTCAATTAATAGAAAAGGGTAGCTATATTCTGCATGTGACGTTCTTATCCTTATTCATTACGGGAATGACCACGTTGTTCACGGGGATCTTTCAAGCAACGGCACAAGGAACCGCCGCGACTATTATGTCCGTCATTCAAGGAATTACGTTGATCCCTGTGCTCTATATCGCCAATCGCATGAACGGCTTCCACGGTGTAATCTGGTCAATCGTCATTGCGGATGCCGTCGCGTTCCTTGTTGGTGCCGTTATGCTATATGTTCTGCGGAACAGATTGCAGCCGGATCTGGATAGTTTAGTACAGTAA
- a CDS encoding phosphotransferase yields MESSNQWDAEWEVSEELAYKLISSQFPQLATKSVKKLGHGWDNTVFLVGAEYAFRFPRREVAINSLRMEGKILPKLKDYFSIAYSIPLFFGEGDYNYPAPFLGYPYLFGEFPIGLTDKQRALSATTLAQFLKGLHAFPVQIAQENGVQHDHRNLTDIAMRKEKIHKFISDLALHFSEEEYHAISNYLEQLRTERVNQKYVFLHGDLHFKNILVDENGRVSGIIDWGDINIGHPACDLNVVYSFLPPDARSDFFKEYGDVDEETKILSRLIAIYIPILIMMQAIDDKDERLVDEAKANIKRALSD; encoded by the coding sequence ATGGAAAGTTCGAATCAATGGGATGCAGAATGGGAAGTATCAGAAGAATTGGCATATAAATTAATAAGCAGTCAGTTTCCGCAGTTAGCTACAAAAAGCGTGAAAAAACTAGGACATGGCTGGGATAACACTGTTTTTCTTGTCGGGGCCGAATATGCATTTCGTTTTCCAAGAAGAGAAGTTGCAATTAATTCTTTAAGGATGGAAGGAAAGATACTGCCTAAGCTTAAAGATTATTTTTCCATTGCATATTCGATACCGCTGTTTTTTGGGGAAGGGGATTATAATTATCCTGCACCCTTCCTAGGCTACCCCTATTTATTCGGAGAGTTTCCAATCGGATTAACTGACAAGCAACGAGCGCTATCAGCAACAACGCTCGCGCAATTTTTAAAAGGCTTACATGCATTCCCTGTGCAAATTGCCCAAGAAAATGGAGTTCAACATGACCATAGAAATCTGACTGATATTGCGATGCGTAAGGAGAAGATACATAAATTCATTTCCGATCTTGCCCTTCATTTCAGTGAAGAAGAGTATCATGCAATATCAAATTATTTGGAACAGCTCAGAACTGAAAGAGTGAATCAAAAGTATGTATTCCTTCATGGTGACCTTCATTTTAAAAATATACTGGTAGATGAGAATGGAAGAGTTTCAGGGATTATCGACTGGGGAGATATCAATATAGGACATCCTGCTTGTGATTTGAATGTTGTGTATAGCTTTTTACCTCCGGATGCGCGTTCTGACTTTTTCAAAGAATATGGGGATGTAGATGAAGAAACGAAGATCTTATCTCGATTAATTGCCATATATATTCCCATTTTGATAATGATGCAGGCAATTGATGATAAAGATGAAAGGTTGGTTGATGAAGCAAAAGCGAACATAAAACGTGCTCTTTCAGATTAA
- a CDS encoding helix-turn-helix transcriptional regulator: protein MNKTDRLLAIVLELQSREVLRGEDLADLFETSVRTIYRDIQALSEAGVPIIGAPGTGYSLMKGYFLPPISFTVEEAVTLLIGTDFIEQRFDDEYRVRAQAARRKIEAILSESVRNETSRVRKALRLLTPGNRVALSKEREYFEKIRRAILDERKIRFHYSKGIGDAKGKNHSDRTVAPYGLVLVEGSWMLVARCDLRQDIRHFRLSRMTELIDLEEQFELPAHFNLREYTPPDDRHLRVRLRFNHDIADKVKESNYHYIEDMEEHQDGLHVFIRVRQLDELLQWVLGWGAGVIVLEPESFRNCIREEAQKILQRY, encoded by the coding sequence ATGAACAAAACAGACCGTTTATTAGCCATCGTTTTGGAGCTGCAAAGCAGAGAAGTGTTACGGGGCGAAGACTTGGCGGACCTATTCGAAACCAGCGTGCGGACCATCTATCGTGACATTCAGGCACTTAGTGAAGCGGGCGTGCCGATTATAGGTGCCCCAGGCACAGGATATTCTTTGATGAAAGGCTATTTCCTGCCGCCAATCAGTTTCACGGTAGAAGAAGCCGTGACCTTGCTTATAGGAACGGACTTTATCGAGCAAAGATTTGATGATGAGTATCGTGTCAGGGCTCAAGCCGCTCGGCGGAAAATCGAGGCCATTCTATCGGAGAGCGTTCGCAATGAGACCTCTCGTGTGCGCAAGGCGCTGCGCTTGCTTACTCCTGGTAATCGGGTCGCGCTGTCAAAAGAAAGGGAATATTTTGAAAAGATCCGTCGAGCGATATTAGATGAACGAAAGATCAGATTTCATTATTCGAAAGGGATTGGGGATGCTAAGGGAAAGAACCATAGTGATCGTACTGTCGCTCCCTATGGCCTGGTACTCGTTGAAGGATCTTGGATGCTCGTGGCCCGTTGCGATCTACGCCAAGACATTCGCCATTTCCGTTTGTCCCGGATGACCGAACTTATCGATTTGGAAGAACAATTCGAACTACCGGCGCATTTTAACTTAAGGGAGTATACTCCTCCGGATGATCGCCACTTGCGAGTTCGCCTTCGATTTAACCATGACATCGCAGATAAGGTAAAGGAATCGAACTATCATTACATAGAGGATATGGAAGAGCATCAAGATGGATTGCATGTGTTCATACGCGTTCGTCAACTGGATGAATTGCTGCAATGGGTGCTTGGCTGGGGAGCGGGCGTGATCGTATTGGAACCTGAATCATTCCGAAATTGTATTCGTGAAGAAGCCCAAAAAATATTACAACGCTACTGA
- a CDS encoding NADH-dependent flavin oxidoreductase codes for MKNDNWNFLLPFTFAKGVTLKNRVVMAPMTTMSSFFDGSITSDEVDYYAERAGGPGMIITGVAYVAESGKGFEGELSIAKDADIKGLSRIADAIHKDGTKAIIQIFHAGRKTNSKILRGVQPVSVSPIAATHPVDSVTPRELAPEEIESIIQDFGKATLRAIRAGFDGVELHGANTYLLQQFVSPHSNRRSDDWGGSFENRTRFPLAVIHEVASVIAAHAKKPFLLGYRLSPEEIDTPGIRLEDSLAFAEKLGDTPIDYLHLSLASYKRTSLHQPSDQEPVLGKFVQVMSNKKPLIGIGSVEQPEDAEAVIHGGAALVAIGRELIREPKWVQKVETGDLNSIRYRLSASEMDELRIPLAMQAYLEGSFRKIMHFTTDELEEDNYRHSLAPMEGFEKKM; via the coding sequence ATGAAAAACGACAATTGGAATTTCCTACTACCCTTCACGTTTGCAAAAGGGGTTACACTAAAGAATAGAGTCGTCATGGCGCCGATGACAACCATGTCCAGCTTCTTCGACGGTTCGATAACGAGCGACGAGGTAGATTATTACGCGGAAAGAGCGGGTGGCCCAGGAATGATCATCACTGGTGTCGCTTATGTTGCCGAGAGCGGAAAAGGCTTTGAAGGCGAATTGTCCATTGCTAAGGATGCCGATATCAAAGGACTCTCTAGGATTGCCGACGCTATTCATAAAGACGGTACAAAAGCGATTATCCAAATCTTTCATGCCGGTCGCAAAACCAATTCAAAGATTCTCAGAGGCGTTCAACCGGTAAGCGTTAGCCCTATCGCAGCCACGCATCCAGTGGATTCGGTTACGCCGCGTGAGTTGGCTCCTGAGGAGATAGAAAGTATCATTCAAGATTTTGGCAAGGCTACGTTACGGGCGATCCGAGCCGGATTTGACGGTGTGGAACTGCACGGGGCTAACACCTACCTTCTGCAGCAGTTTGTTTCTCCGCATTCCAATCGACGTTCGGATGACTGGGGTGGTAGCTTTGAAAACCGGACGCGGTTCCCATTGGCGGTTATTCATGAGGTTGCGTCTGTCATCGCTGCTCACGCAAAGAAGCCGTTTTTGCTTGGCTACCGTCTTTCTCCAGAGGAGATCGACACACCGGGCATTCGGTTAGAAGATTCTTTGGCCTTTGCTGAAAAGCTGGGGGATACCCCGATAGATTACCTTCATCTTTCATTAGCCAGCTATAAACGTACATCCCTTCATCAACCTTCCGATCAAGAGCCGGTTCTTGGCAAGTTTGTTCAGGTTATGTCAAATAAGAAGCCACTTATAGGTATAGGTTCAGTTGAACAGCCGGAAGATGCGGAAGCCGTTATTCATGGCGGCGCGGCTTTAGTAGCGATCGGACGGGAACTGATCCGCGAGCCGAAATGGGTGCAGAAAGTGGAAACGGGCGATCTGAACAGCATTCGCTACCGCCTTTCTGCATCTGAGATGGATGAGTTGCGTATTCCCCTAGCGATGCAAGCCTACCTCGAAGGATCGTTTAGGAAGATTATGCACTTTACCACTGATGAGCTCGAAGAGGATAACTACCGACATTCGCTCGCACCAATGGAAGGCTTTGAGAAGAAGATGTAA
- a CDS encoding S-layer homology domain-containing protein, producing MRNSRTRIMVLVLAIIMAIGGIGPRAGNVYADVGVLTVGNGSELNPFEIATAEQLNSVRNYLGTYYYYILTANIDLAGYNDGEGWLPIGSESAKFIGNFDGNGFAISNLTINRPGTDSIGLFGVVNRGAEVKNMKLENVKVSGRETVGGLVGENNGTISHSYTTGSVEAVKFNGGGLIGYNYGQISHSYATSSIEVGDSYGGGLIGKNNGTISDSYATGSVTVMKGYGGGLAGDNSGTISDSHATGTVDVRENQGGGLIGVNNKTINDSYATGTVKVGKDYGGGLVGYNYGPISNSYASGNVSVQNTAGGLVGSSVSEGRISNSYASGNVNVRGNQGGGLIGQNKGPISASYATGSVVVGGTQGGGFVGLNMGTISDSYTMGSVLVKDIGGGFVGYHFSGAITNSYSIGKVTGDSVLGGFSGFGSGTITHSYYDIDTVGITESAGGNGKTTAVMKDQSTYAVDNIWKFDDIWGMDSKRNQGYPYLRDIQVFLIYDANKSVGGTVPSASYSFMPSNSGTSVNVLDITESLRIPGHTFAGWNTKANGEGTNYPVGAPITINKEDLTLFAKWTLNTPTPTPTPTPTPTPTPTPTPTPTPTPTPTPTPTPTPTPTPTPTPFFNEKVNIDVVRALVDNENSATDVTFKDVPASAPNAKAIEVATKLGIVKGYEDGSFNPNATVTRAEFATMLVKALGLTSKGDPSFKDTKEHWAADAIATLKASGIINGYLDGTFKPNQTISRAEIVAMLSKVINTTFVKDSKFEDTSGNWAEAEIDTLSKMGIVKGTTNGSFKPNANATRSESVLMILRMLNASLGLSLDIE from the coding sequence ATGAGAAATAGTCGCACAAGAATTATGGTACTAGTATTAGCAATCATCATGGCGATAGGAGGCATTGGTCCTCGAGCGGGCAATGTGTATGCGGATGTAGGCGTTCTAACAGTTGGAAACGGTTCGGAACTGAACCCTTTTGAGATTGCGACTGCCGAGCAATTGAATTCGGTTAGGAACTATTTGGGCACTTATTATTATTACATCCTCACGGCAAATATTGATTTAGCGGGATATAATGACGGGGAAGGTTGGTTGCCAATAGGCTCCGAGTCAGCTAAATTTATCGGTAATTTTGATGGGAATGGGTTTGCTATTAGTAATCTTACAATTAATAGACCTGGCACTGATAGTATAGGATTATTTGGCGTTGTTAACAGAGGTGCTGAAGTCAAAAATATGAAACTGGAGAATGTGAAAGTCTCTGGACGTGAAACAGTAGGCGGCTTGGTTGGTGAGAATAATGGAACGATCAGTCACAGTTACACAACAGGTAGCGTAGAGGCCGTTAAATTCAATGGCGGAGGCTTGATTGGTTACAATTATGGACAGATCAGTCATAGTTACGCTACTTCTAGTATAGAAGTCGGGGACAGTTATGGCGGAGGCTTAATTGGTAAAAATAACGGAACGATCAGTGACAGTTACGCTACGGGTAGTGTAACAGTTATGAAGGGTTATGGGGGAGGCTTGGCTGGTGACAATAGTGGAACGATCAGTGACAGTCACGCTACGGGAACTGTAGATGTTAGGGAAAATCAAGGCGGGGGCTTGATTGGTGTGAATAATAAAACCATCAATGACAGTTACGCTACGGGTACTGTAAAAGTTGGAAAAGATTATGGCGGAGGCTTGGTTGGTTATAATTATGGACCAATCAGTAACAGTTACGCATCGGGAAATGTATCAGTTCAAAATACGGCCGGCGGCTTGGTTGGTTCTAGTGTTAGTGAGGGTAGGATCAGTAACAGTTACGCATCGGGCAATGTAAATGTTAGGGGAAATCAAGGCGGGGGTTTGATTGGTCAGAATAAGGGACCGATTAGTGCCAGTTACGCTACTGGTAGTGTAGTTGTTGGGGGAACTCAAGGTGGAGGTTTCGTTGGTTTGAATATGGGAACGATCAGTGACAGTTATACAATGGGTAGTGTATTAGTTAAGGATATTGGCGGAGGCTTTGTAGGTTATCATTTTTCGGGAGCCATCACCAACAGTTATTCCATCGGAAAAGTAACAGGTGACTCAGTCTTAGGTGGCTTTTCAGGTTTTGGTAGCGGAACGATCACTCACAGTTACTACGATATAGATACAGTAGGTATAACAGAGTCAGCAGGCGGCAACGGTAAAACAACAGCAGTTATGAAAGACCAAAGCACATATGCAGTAGATAATATTTGGAAATTTGATGACATTTGGGGAATGGATTCAAAACGTAATCAGGGATATCCCTACTTGCGGGACATTCAAGTTTTTTTAATTTATGATGCGAATAAAAGTGTCGGGGGGACAGTTCCTTCAGCGAGCTATTCATTCATGCCTAGTAACTCAGGAACATCAGTAAACGTACTAGACATTACCGAAAGCTTGAGGATTCCAGGTCACACATTCGCAGGCTGGAATACCAAAGCAAACGGCGAAGGTACGAACTACCCTGTCGGAGCTCCCATTACGATCAACAAGGAAGATTTAACACTGTTCGCAAAATGGACGCTTAATACACCAACACCAACACCAACGCCAACGCCAACACCAACGCCAACGCCAACGCCAACACCAACGCCAACACCAACACCAACACCAACACCAACACCAACACCAACACCAACACCGACACCAACGCCAACACCTTTTTTCAACGAAAAGGTTAATATTGATGTAGTCAGGGCTCTAGTAGATAATGAAAATTCTGCAACTGATGTAACATTCAAAGATGTACCGGCAAGTGCTCCAAACGCTAAAGCAATCGAAGTAGCAACTAAGCTTGGGATTGTAAAGGGGTATGAGGATGGATCATTCAATCCGAATGCTACTGTTACTAGAGCCGAATTTGCAACGATGTTAGTCAAAGCACTTGGTTTAACGTCTAAAGGTGATCCCAGCTTTAAGGACACCAAAGAGCACTGGGCGGCAGATGCAATTGCTACATTAAAAGCAAGTGGTATTATCAACGGTTACTTGGATGGAACATTCAAACCGAACCAAACGATCTCCAGAGCGGAAATAGTGGCTATGCTTTCAAAAGTAATTAACACTACATTTGTAAAAGATTCTAAGTTCGAGGATACTTCTGGCAACTGGGCTGAGGCTGAGATTGATACATTATCCAAAATGGGTATCGTAAAAGGTACTACCAATGGTTCATTTAAGCCAAATGCTAATGCTACAAGGTCTGAGTCAGTACTCATGATCTTACGCATGTTGAACGCCAGTCTTGGTCTTTCTCTAGACATAGAATAG
- a CDS encoding prefoldin domain-containing protein: MKKKAFVAIISASMLASMGTGALAATKLKEIKAYLNPEVRVQVDGTYVDLRDVKGNAIAPITYNGANYFPIRSISDALDIAVDYNETTKTIILGEKVDGVSIVDGFKDMYYTKDSAKTTYKGKDYKEAYFNDGSGNRSSNFMLYPNKEHQTLYLQIAAVNGDITELTIQDSDTNTILKKIDVIKAEEGLVTVQVDIAGVKSLYIHGNVKGDTAVFVPLTTSYYK; the protein is encoded by the coding sequence ATGAAGAAAAAAGCATTTGTAGCTATTATTAGCGCATCCATGCTGGCCAGCATGGGGACTGGCGCTTTAGCAGCAACTAAGCTGAAAGAAATTAAAGCTTACCTTAACCCTGAGGTAAGAGTGCAGGTCGATGGAACTTATGTTGATTTGCGTGATGTTAAGGGCAATGCTATTGCACCAATCACCTATAATGGAGCAAATTATTTTCCTATTCGCTCCATCTCAGACGCACTTGATATAGCAGTCGATTATAATGAGACTACCAAAACTATTATTTTAGGCGAGAAAGTCGACGGCGTTTCTATTGTAGATGGCTTCAAAGATATGTATTATACGAAAGACTCAGCTAAAACAACCTATAAAGGCAAGGATTATAAAGAAGCATATTTCAACGATGGATCTGGCAACCGCAGTAGCAACTTTATGCTCTATCCAAATAAAGAGCATCAAACACTATACCTTCAGATAGCAGCTGTTAACGGTGATATAACGGAACTTACTATACAAGACAGCGATACCAATACTATTTTGAAAAAGATAGATGTGATTAAAGCAGAGGAAGGCTTAGTCACTGTCCAAGTGGATATCGCTGGTGTTAAATCATTGTATATTCACGGAAATGTAAAAGGTGATACTGCTGTCTTTGTACCATTGACGACTTCGTATTATAAATAG